The following are encoded in a window of Roseimaritima ulvae genomic DNA:
- a CDS encoding DUF4838 domain-containing protein, translating to MIRFALFPVLMLVALATSVAARQWTDATGQFRIQAELVRIDAGVAELRRVDGRIIRVPVSKLSEQDQRFLATQPAAEAFSIELVKNGKPVHNMICLPNDQADPAAVMALKEYRALVAKATGAEPTRVAEPQSGTPTIFFGRNPWSTKAGITADDLPSEGFRIQSVGQDIHIIGRDTAKVGAHRVTGSVGMEPGTLFGTYEFLERYYGMTFAWHDDLGTITPPQTELTIQSMHIVDHPDCFYRQFTKSPGGQANEIFGRRLRLGHPIDVRHEHNWHRIMSPDQYGQQHPEWFAEIKGKRYPKHYAEKRGGQVCTSNPEVVEHFAQAAIEYFNNTPHSQMFSIAANDGRKFCTCEKCQALDSGRTRPDGRRVITDRMITFSNQVAERVAKAHPDKRLGVIIYLDYKYAPVNVKPHPMLFLVHPTNSGFSQGVYYEGDEWSEAAMERGWHAAAGQFFKYDIWHYDQTPLYMIAPVTRHLIEKCRAQQAHGVDGGYHYIARSYELLGAGHYLLARLLWDHDFDAEAAEQQYYSALYGAAAEDVKAYYDLLENSLVKVFKEGPGEAVSEPMVASFCQRYPGANNPGLYLAAYWPILPQMDEAVNRLSAKHRQQLSAKEQERLQRLIDHHNYTLHTVNAMIMAGRKLTDTASQQDQQSFEASKSKRDQALAAIKQYRPFYAKLVGDMDTSSHTGVIYGKQPTIEVRAPSDFNQ from the coding sequence ATGATACGTTTCGCCCTGTTTCCCGTGTTAATGTTGGTTGCCTTAGCGACCAGCGTTGCGGCTCGCCAGTGGACCGATGCAACCGGCCAGTTCCGCATCCAGGCGGAACTGGTGCGAATCGATGCCGGGGTTGCCGAGCTTCGCCGCGTCGACGGACGTATCATTCGGGTCCCGGTTTCCAAATTAAGCGAACAAGACCAACGGTTTCTTGCAACACAGCCCGCCGCGGAAGCCTTTTCGATTGAACTGGTCAAAAACGGCAAGCCGGTTCACAACATGATCTGTCTGCCCAACGACCAGGCGGATCCGGCTGCGGTGATGGCGTTGAAAGAGTATCGCGCGTTGGTTGCCAAGGCGACCGGCGCCGAACCGACGCGAGTGGCCGAACCGCAGAGCGGGACGCCCACGATTTTCTTTGGCCGCAATCCCTGGTCCACCAAGGCCGGGATCACCGCCGACGACCTTCCATCGGAAGGTTTTCGCATTCAGTCGGTCGGTCAAGACATCCACATCATCGGTCGCGACACCGCCAAGGTAGGCGCGCATCGTGTGACCGGCAGTGTGGGCATGGAACCGGGCACGCTGTTCGGCACGTATGAATTCCTGGAACGTTATTACGGCATGACCTTCGCCTGGCATGACGACTTGGGCACGATCACGCCGCCTCAAACCGAACTCACCATCCAATCGATGCACATTGTCGATCACCCGGACTGCTTTTACCGGCAATTCACTAAATCGCCCGGCGGACAGGCAAACGAGATCTTCGGTCGACGACTTCGGCTCGGCCACCCCATCGACGTCCGCCATGAACATAATTGGCATCGAATCATGTCCCCGGACCAATACGGCCAACAACATCCGGAGTGGTTCGCAGAGATCAAAGGGAAGCGTTACCCCAAGCACTACGCGGAAAAACGCGGCGGTCAGGTCTGCACCAGTAACCCTGAGGTTGTGGAACACTTTGCGCAGGCGGCGATCGAATACTTCAACAACACGCCCCACTCCCAGATGTTCTCGATCGCGGCCAACGATGGCCGCAAGTTTTGCACCTGTGAAAAATGCCAAGCCCTCGACAGCGGGCGCACCAGGCCCGATGGTCGGCGTGTGATCACCGACCGGATGATCACGTTCAGCAATCAAGTGGCCGAACGCGTCGCCAAGGCGCACCCCGACAAGCGACTGGGAGTGATCATCTACCTGGACTACAAATACGCGCCGGTTAATGTGAAACCTCATCCCATGCTGTTCCTGGTGCATCCGACCAACAGCGGTTTCAGCCAGGGCGTGTACTACGAGGGCGATGAGTGGTCGGAAGCGGCCATGGAACGCGGTTGGCACGCGGCGGCGGGCCAATTCTTCAAATACGACATCTGGCACTACGACCAGACGCCGCTGTATATGATCGCGCCGGTAACCAGACATTTAATCGAAAAATGCCGGGCGCAACAGGCCCACGGCGTCGATGGCGGTTACCACTACATCGCTCGCTCCTATGAACTGCTCGGTGCCGGGCACTACCTACTGGCCCGCTTGCTGTGGGACCATGATTTCGATGCCGAGGCGGCGGAGCAACAATATTACTCTGCCTTGTACGGTGCGGCGGCCGAGGACGTCAAAGCCTACTACGACCTGCTGGAAAACTCGCTTGTCAAAGTTTTTAAAGAGGGGCCCGGCGAGGCGGTCAGCGAGCCTATGGTGGCTTCGTTCTGCCAACGTTATCCAGGTGCCAACAACCCGGGGCTGTACCTGGCCGCCTATTGGCCGATCCTGCCGCAGATGGATGAGGCCGTCAACCGGCTGTCAGCAAAACACCGCCAACAACTGTCTGCGAAAGAGCAGGAGAGACTGCAACGGTTAATCGATCATCACAACTACACGCTACACACCGTCAACGCGATGATCATGGCGGGTCGCAAGCTAACGGACACGGCTTCCCAGCAAGACCAACAAAGTTTCGAGGCTTCCAAGAGTAAACGTGATCAAGCGCTCGCGGCCATCAAGCAATACCGCCCGTTTTATGCCAAGCTGGTTGGCGACATGGACACATCCAGCCACACCGGCGTCATTTATGGCAAACAGCCGACGATTGAAGTCCGAGCTCCCTCGGACTTCAACCAGTAA
- a CDS encoding DUF4347 domain-containing protein encodes MVAVQQRCAGWIDRARYLLVEALQTAPANHATCDTAVLEDRVLLSATPIVQAVADGGLERGDLPLTFDPSTTADNATVTPGVRQAVVQRRELVIVDPAVGDYQQLIDGLETQDKHDVEVLLLDGQRDGVLQISEFLAGYEDIDAIHIVSHAENGAVKLGNVWLSESNLAGYAASISGWQTTLAGDADILFYGCELAENQAGREFVQSLSGLTGADVAASIDGTGHVSLGGDWEFEYVVGVLETEQVFAIDVQQHWTHLLATTETHYFLVGNGIPEATLDTALPTSTSMQDYDAGRHAGDGILIQKGGSGSGETDAVKHQVWTTTSGNISIDGQVTLSLWSAVKDFDDSKGATVHAYLIDVQQNGSDPQVLGTATVSRGVWSSSGDWVEDTFDFGPITQSLGNPRRLQVKIVVDGSSGDDMLFAYDDVFHRSHLQVGMTTSNADPSLNPGGGALNYTENDPAAPIAPSLTLSDDDANLQWAVVQITGNHQSGEDGLSFSGPIPGGLSMSYDANTGQMVFRGTSSVANYRAALQGVRYENSSEAPNADARTVTFSVYDGQNLSSATRAVTVVSVNDAPTASATATDSGQEDQNLVYTHAQMLSLIGGADVDNASDDLDINITNVTNATLSQSGSGDATTYTFSLTQPTHANGYAVTFDYEITDVEPLSSVVGSATITIQAVNDAPGLVIGGDKNVNEDTGLHFVALFAASTAGGGLDEAGQSFTYIVNNNNASLFSVAPDIDALGNLTYTLAPDAFGTATVTVAVQDSGGTANGGVNTSASQQFNINVANSNNDDAFVAVNNGLTLNENATSGITATELRADDPDLPDASSLVYSITDAPTQGQLELTTAPTVAVLSFTQDDIDSGKLVYAHFGDEAPLTDSFTFTVSDGIGSPTAPQVFNITINAQNDAPINAVPGTQATTVDTALVFSTGNSNQVSVSDDDAGAADVEVTLNVTNGNVTLDLPVNPATATGPEFSLASNSTGVQREASVASLPDGRFVVVWSGSGPGDSDGIYMRQFNVDGTAVGNQTRMNANGAKAKLQSQPSVAVNDSGRLVVSWTSNDQDAASTDGVFFRAVNWDGSNDTGEIAANTSTAGDQSESVVEIDADGNVIVVWMDDNALDGHNEGIFARRFDAAGTPIDGTEWQVASTWSYKQRTPAIAMNNSGQFVIVWQDSKADGQNEGVFAKRFDSNANPLDAPGTPGEAEFQVNTSWAKDQHLADVAIDNAGNFVVVWAADQQDASEEGIWGQLYDASGNRTGPNEFQVHTTETWDQINPSVAMDANGDFVVAWEHDTTGLGPKDIRFQQFDKTATKIGGEQTANNPTTGDQNAPDVSMDAEGNFVIVWDGQTTAEADDGVVARRYELPPPPLTFSSGDGIADSLVKFRGSVADVNAALEGMLFAPTPSFTGTATINIDVDDLGNTGPGGAKSDNDNITINVTNANASPTGSVTISGLATEDQVLTAGNTLADADGLGAISYQWQRGGVDIGGATGATYTLDDVDVGTMISVVARYTDGGGFNESVSSAAVGPVANVNDSPGGTVTITGTPSEDQILTAANTLTDDDGLGAISYQWQRGGVDIGGATGVTYTLGDADVGAMISVVARYTDGGGFNESVSSAAVGPVANVNDSPGGTVTITGTPSEGQILTAANTLTDDDGLGVISYQWQRGGVDIGGATGATYTLDDADVGTMISVVASYTDGGGFDESVSSAAVGPVANVNDSPGGTVTITGTPSLGNVLTAGNTLTDADGLGAISYQWKRNGVDIGGATGTTYTLVAADVTTMITVVASYTDGQGTPESKVSAAAGPVSGSNTSPTGSVTISGTPAENQTLTAGNTLADADGLGAITYQWRRDGVDIGGATGATYTLDDTDVGTMISVVASYTDGGGTNESESSAAVGAIANVNDTPTGSVTISGIPTEDQTLTAANTLADVDGLGAITYQWRRNGLDIGGATGTTYTLYDADVGTMISVVASYTDGGGTNESRSSVAVGAIANVNDTPTGSVTITGIPTEDQTLTAGNTLADADSLGAITFQWRRDGVDIGGATGATYTLNDADVGTMISVVASYTDGGGTNESRSSVAVGLIANVNDTPTGSVTISGIPTEDQTLTAGNTLADVDGLGAITYQWRRNGLDIGGATGTTYTLDDADVGTMISVVASYTDGGGTNESRSSVAVGAIANVNDTPTGSVTITGIPTEDQTLTAGNTLADADGLGAITFQWRRDGVDIGGATGATYTLNDADVGTMISVVASYTDGGGTNESRSSVAVGAIANVNDVPVGQPRIAGTARAGRTISANTSNIRDADGLGAFSYQWFRNGTAIVGETNATLTLGDDDIGQSITVAVAYVDGHGAAEGPLGSLAITPTELTELPPTRPEATRLSPDTEPPADVSEELAPAENDESTNNSATVPPATSSQPSVTNRATAGVPQGALLVLAQQKSLSALFTSQADAWIGTIGAEAAAEPISEQDVADVRDPVATAYATAMGQIRAAISQPELWHGISSMQNQVGSSVSTFTFAVGATVGATTGMTVGYVVWVIRGGVLLSSVMANLPMWRLMDPMAILNAVDAAEQDDESLESMVEESPPDAR; translated from the coding sequence ATGGTAGCGGTACAGCAACGTTGTGCCGGATGGATCGACCGCGCCCGGTATCTGCTGGTCGAAGCGCTGCAAACGGCGCCCGCCAACCATGCGACTTGCGATACGGCCGTGTTGGAAGATCGTGTGTTGCTAAGTGCCACACCGATCGTGCAAGCCGTTGCCGATGGCGGATTGGAACGGGGGGATTTGCCGCTGACTTTCGATCCCAGCACGACGGCCGACAATGCCACCGTCACGCCAGGAGTCAGGCAGGCAGTCGTGCAGCGACGCGAATTGGTGATTGTTGATCCAGCGGTTGGCGATTACCAGCAATTGATCGACGGTCTGGAAACGCAAGACAAACACGACGTCGAAGTGCTTTTGCTCGATGGTCAGCGAGATGGTGTTCTGCAGATCTCTGAATTTCTGGCTGGCTACGAAGACATCGACGCCATCCACATCGTTTCGCATGCCGAAAACGGAGCGGTGAAGCTGGGCAATGTTTGGCTGAGCGAATCTAATTTGGCGGGTTACGCAGCATCGATCAGCGGCTGGCAAACGACACTTGCCGGGGACGCGGACATCTTGTTCTATGGCTGTGAACTGGCCGAAAACCAAGCAGGTCGCGAATTCGTGCAGTCGCTGAGCGGGCTAACAGGAGCCGACGTCGCCGCTTCGATCGACGGTACGGGCCATGTGTCGCTGGGCGGCGACTGGGAATTCGAGTACGTCGTCGGCGTTCTGGAAACGGAACAGGTCTTCGCGATCGATGTCCAGCAGCATTGGACGCATCTGCTGGCGACCACCGAGACGCACTACTTTTTAGTGGGCAATGGGATTCCCGAAGCGACGCTCGACACGGCCTTGCCGACGTCCACTTCGATGCAGGACTACGATGCTGGGCGGCACGCGGGCGACGGCATATTAATCCAGAAAGGTGGATCGGGTTCAGGAGAAACGGACGCGGTTAAACATCAGGTGTGGACCACGACCAGTGGCAACATCAGCATCGACGGACAAGTCACGCTTTCGCTGTGGAGCGCCGTCAAAGATTTTGACGACAGCAAAGGTGCCACGGTCCACGCCTATCTGATTGACGTCCAGCAAAACGGTTCCGACCCGCAAGTCCTCGGCACCGCCACGGTCAGCCGTGGTGTCTGGAGCTCGTCCGGCGATTGGGTGGAAGACACCTTTGATTTCGGACCGATCACGCAGTCGCTGGGCAACCCACGGCGATTGCAAGTCAAAATTGTGGTCGACGGCAGTTCGGGAGACGACATGCTGTTCGCCTACGATGATGTGTTCCACCGCAGCCATTTGCAGGTCGGTATGACGACATCCAATGCCGATCCGTCACTGAATCCTGGCGGCGGAGCGTTGAACTATACGGAGAATGATCCGGCCGCCCCCATCGCACCTTCGTTAACGCTGTCCGACGACGACGCGAACCTGCAGTGGGCGGTCGTCCAGATCACCGGCAATCATCAAAGCGGAGAGGATGGACTGAGCTTTAGCGGTCCAATTCCGGGCGGACTGTCGATGAGCTACGACGCGAACACAGGTCAAATGGTGTTTCGAGGCACATCGTCGGTCGCCAATTACCGCGCAGCGTTGCAAGGCGTGCGTTACGAAAATAGTAGTGAAGCCCCCAACGCAGACGCCCGCACCGTCACCTTCAGCGTGTATGACGGACAGAATCTCAGTTCCGCCACCCGGGCGGTGACCGTCGTTTCGGTGAATGACGCCCCCACGGCATCGGCAACGGCGACCGACAGTGGCCAGGAAGATCAGAACTTGGTCTACACGCATGCCCAGATGTTGTCGCTGATTGGCGGTGCGGATGTGGACAATGCATCGGACGACTTGGACATCAATATAACCAACGTCACCAATGCCACGCTCAGCCAGTCAGGCAGCGGCGACGCAACGACGTATACCTTCAGTCTGACCCAACCTACGCATGCCAATGGGTATGCGGTCACCTTTGACTATGAGATCACGGACGTCGAGCCGTTATCATCGGTCGTCGGGTCCGCCACGATCACCATCCAAGCGGTCAACGATGCACCGGGGCTGGTAATCGGCGGTGACAAAAACGTGAACGAAGATACGGGGCTGCATTTTGTCGCGTTATTCGCGGCGTCCACGGCTGGTGGCGGGCTTGATGAGGCCGGTCAGTCCTTTACGTATATCGTGAACAACAACAATGCCTCTTTGTTTAGCGTCGCCCCCGACATTGATGCGTTGGGCAACTTAACCTACACGCTGGCCCCTGACGCGTTTGGCACGGCTACCGTGACAGTGGCCGTTCAGGACAGCGGCGGCACGGCCAATGGCGGCGTCAACACATCGGCCAGTCAGCAGTTCAACATCAACGTTGCCAACTCCAACAACGATGACGCTTTCGTCGCCGTCAACAATGGTTTGACGCTGAACGAAAACGCGACGTCGGGAATTACGGCCACGGAACTGCGAGCAGACGACCCCGATCTTCCGGACGCATCCAGTTTGGTGTATTCGATTACCGACGCCCCGACGCAGGGGCAGTTGGAACTGACCACCGCGCCGACGGTAGCCGTCCTGTCGTTTACTCAGGACGACATCGACTCGGGCAAGTTGGTGTACGCGCATTTTGGTGACGAAGCTCCACTGACAGATAGTTTTACCTTCACCGTTTCGGACGGAATCGGATCGCCGACGGCTCCACAAGTCTTCAATATCACGATCAATGCGCAGAACGACGCGCCCATCAATGCCGTTCCCGGAACCCAGGCGACGACGGTGGATACGGCGCTGGTGTTTTCGACGGGCAACAGTAACCAGGTATCGGTCAGCGATGACGATGCCGGTGCGGCAGACGTCGAGGTGACTCTGAATGTCACCAATGGTAATGTCACCTTAGATCTACCAGTGAATCCGGCGACGGCAACCGGTCCGGAGTTCTCACTAGCGTCCAATTCAACGGGTGTTCAGCGTGAAGCCAGTGTAGCCAGCCTACCCGATGGGCGGTTTGTCGTCGTTTGGAGCGGCAGTGGTCCGGGCGATAGCGATGGGATTTACATGCGGCAGTTTAATGTCGATGGCACGGCGGTTGGCAATCAAACACGCATGAATGCCAATGGCGCCAAGGCCAAACTACAGTCGCAGCCTTCGGTTGCAGTTAACGATTCCGGACGCCTGGTGGTTTCATGGACAAGCAATGACCAAGATGCGGCATCGACCGATGGTGTCTTTTTTCGCGCAGTAAACTGGGACGGCAGCAACGACACCGGCGAAATTGCTGCGAATACTAGTACTGCTGGCGATCAAAGTGAATCGGTTGTTGAAATCGACGCCGATGGAAATGTGATCGTGGTCTGGATGGACGACAATGCGTTGGACGGGCACAACGAAGGCATATTTGCAAGACGTTTTGACGCGGCGGGTACGCCCATCGACGGAACGGAATGGCAGGTTGCCTCGACGTGGTCATACAAACAACGTACGCCCGCCATCGCGATGAATAACAGCGGACAGTTCGTGATCGTCTGGCAGGACTCCAAAGCCGACGGACAAAACGAAGGTGTGTTTGCAAAACGGTTTGATTCCAATGCAAACCCGTTAGATGCACCAGGCACCCCTGGTGAAGCTGAATTCCAGGTGAATACCAGCTGGGCCAAAGACCAGCACTTGGCCGACGTGGCGATCGATAACGCGGGAAACTTTGTCGTTGTGTGGGCCGCTGATCAGCAAGATGCCAGCGAGGAAGGGATCTGGGGGCAGCTGTACGACGCCAGTGGCAACCGCACCGGCCCTAACGAGTTTCAAGTCCACACCACTGAAACTTGGGACCAAATCAACCCCAGCGTGGCCATGGATGCCAACGGTGACTTTGTCGTTGCCTGGGAACACGATACCACAGGATTGGGGCCCAAAGATATTCGCTTCCAACAGTTTGATAAAACGGCAACCAAAATTGGCGGCGAACAAACCGCCAATAATCCGACCACCGGTGATCAAAACGCTCCCGACGTCAGTATGGATGCGGAAGGAAACTTTGTGATTGTCTGGGACGGGCAAACGACCGCCGAAGCCGATGACGGCGTGGTGGCCCGACGATACGAATTGCCGCCGCCTCCGCTGACGTTTTCCAGTGGTGATGGAATCGCAGATAGCTTGGTGAAATTTCGTGGCAGTGTGGCCGATGTGAATGCCGCTTTGGAGGGCATGCTGTTCGCGCCCACCCCGTCATTTACCGGGACTGCAACGATCAATATCGACGTTGATGACTTGGGGAACACTGGCCCCGGCGGAGCCAAATCGGATAATGACAACATCACGATCAACGTGACCAATGCCAATGCATCGCCCACCGGTTCCGTAACGATCTCCGGCCTTGCCACCGAAGACCAAGTTCTGACCGCCGGCAACACGTTGGCGGACGCTGACGGTCTGGGCGCGATCAGCTATCAGTGGCAACGCGGTGGCGTCGACATCGGCGGCGCGACGGGCGCGACCTACACGCTCGACGACGTGGATGTGGGCACCATGATTTCCGTGGTGGCCCGCTATACCGACGGCGGCGGGTTCAATGAAAGCGTCAGCAGCGCAGCGGTGGGCCCGGTCGCCAACGTCAACGATTCGCCGGGTGGAACCGTAACGATCACGGGAACGCCCAGCGAGGATCAAATTCTAACCGCTGCTAACACGCTTACCGATGACGACGGGCTAGGCGCGATCAGCTATCAGTGGCAACGCGGCGGCGTCGACATCGGCGGCGCAACCGGTGTCACCTACACGCTCGGCGACGCCGACGTGGGCGCCATGATTTCCGTGGTGGCCCGCTATACCGACGGCGGCGGGTTCAATGAAAGCGTCAGCAGCGCAGCGGTGGGCCCGGTCGCCAACGTCAACGATTCGCCGGGCGGAACGGTAACGATCACGGGAACGCCCAGCGAGGGGCAAATCTTAACCGCTGCCAATACGCTTACCGATGACGATGGACTGGGCGTGATCAGTTATCAGTGGCAACGCGGCGGCGTGGACATCGGCGGCGCAACCGGCGCCACCTACACGCTGGACGACGCGGATGTGGGCACCATGATTTCCGTGGTGGCCAGCTATACCGACGGCGGCGGGTTCGATGAAAGCGTCAGCAGCGCAGCGGTGGGCCCGGTCGCCAACGTCAACGATTCGCCAGGTGGAACGGTAACGATCACGGGAACGCCTTCGCTGGGAAACGTGCTGACAGCGGGAAACACTCTGACGGACGCCGATGGTTTGGGAGCGATCAGCTACCAATGGAAACGCAACGGCGTCGACATTGGCGGCGCCACCGGCACGACGTATACGTTGGTGGCAGCCGATGTCACGACAATGATTACGGTCGTTGCCAGCTATACCGACGGGCAAGGGACGCCGGAAAGCAAAGTCAGTGCCGCAGCAGGACCTGTTTCGGGATCGAACACGTCACCAACGGGGTCTGTCACGATCAGCGGTACTCCTGCCGAAAACCAAACGCTGACCGCCGGCAACACGTTGGCCGATGCGGACGGTCTGGGCGCGATCACGTACCAGTGGCGTCGCGACGGCGTCGACATCGGCGGCGCGACGGGCGCGACGTACACCCTGGACGATACCGATGTCGGCACCATGATTTCGGTCGTCGCTAGCTACACCGATGGTGGTGGAACCAACGAGAGCGAAAGTAGCGCGGCAGTCGGGGCGATCGCCAATGTCAACGACACGCCCACCGGTAGTGTGACCATTAGTGGCATTCCCACCGAAGACCAAACGCTGACCGCCGCCAACACGTTGGCCGATGTGGACGGTCTGGGCGCGATCACGTACCAGTGGCGACGCAACGGCCTCGACATCGGCGGCGCGACGGGCACCACCTACACCCTGTACGATGCCGATGTGGGTACGATGATTTCGGTCGTCGCTAGTTACACCGATGGTGGTGGAACCAATGAGAGCAGAAGCAGCGTTGCAGTCGGTGCGATCGCCAATGTCAACGACACGCCCACCGGTAGCGTTACCATTACTGGCATTCCCACCGAAGACCAAACGCTGACCGCCGGCAACACGTTGGCCGATGCGGACAGTCTGGGCGCGATCACGTTCCAGTGGCGACGCGACGGCGTCGACATCGGCGGCGCGACGGGCGCCACTTACACGCTGAACGATGCCGATGTCGGTACGATGATTTCGGTCGTCGCCAGTTACACCGATGGTGGTGGAACCAACGAGAGCAGAAGCAGCGTTGCAGTCGGTTTGATCGCCAATGTCAACGACACGCCCACCGGTAGCGTGACCATTAGTGGCATTCCCACCGAAGACCAAACGCTAACCGCCGGCAACACGTTGGCCGATGTGGACGGTCTGGGCGCGATCACGTACCAGTGGCGACGCAACGGCCTCGACATCGGCGGCGCGACGGGCACCACCTACACCCTGGACGATGCCGATGTCGGTACGATGATTTCGGTCGTCGCCAGTTACACCGATGGTGGTGGAACCAACGAGAGCAGAAGCAGCGTTGCAGTCGGTGCGATCGCCAATGTCAACGACACGCCCACCGGTAGCGTTACCATTACTGGCATTCCCACCGAAGACCAAACGCTGACCGCCGGCAACACGTTGGCCGATGCGGACGGTCTGGGCGCGATCACGTTCCAGTGGCGACGCGACGGCGTCGACATCGGCGGCGCGACGGGCGCCACTTACACGCTGAACGATGCCGATGTCGGTACGATGATTTCGGTCGTCGCTAGTTACACCGATGGTGGTGGAACCAACGAGAGCAGAAGCAGCGTTGCAGTCGGTGCGATCGCCAATGTCAACGACGTACCGGTCGGCCAACCGAGGATTGCTGGTACTGCCAGGGCCGGTCGTACGATTTCAGCGAACACCAGTAATATCCGCGACGCGGATGGCCTCGGAGCGTTTTCGTATCAGTGGTTTAGGAACGGCACCGCGATCGTTGGCGAAACGAACGCGACCCTTACGCTAGGTGACGACGATATCGGACAGTCGATTACCGTGGCTGTTGCATACGTGGATGGACACGGTGCTGCCGAAGGTCCCCTGGGCAGTTTGGCGATAACGCCCACCGAGCTAACCGAGTTGCCACCGACGCGACCAGAGGCAACCCGTCTGAGCCCTGACACAGAACCGCCGGCGGATGTAAGTGAGGAACTCGCCCCCGCGGAAAACGACGAGTCAACGAACAACTCGGCAACAGTGCCCCCCGCTACCTCGTCGCAACCCAGCGTGACCAATCGGGCGACTGCGGGGGTTCCCCAGGGCGCTCTGCTAGTGCTGGCGCAGCAAAAATCGCTGTCCGCTCTGTTTACGTCCCAGGCAGATGCGTGGATCGGCACGATCGGTGCCGAAGCCGCTGCGGAGCCCATCAGCGAACAGGACGTGGCGGACGTTCGCGATCCGGTCGCCACCGCCTACGCGACAGCGATGGGGCAAATTCGGGCAGCGATTTCTCAACCGGAGTTGTGGCACGGAATCAGCTCAATGCAAAATCAAGTGGGCTCGTCGGTTTCGACATTCACCTTTGCGGTCGGTGCGACCGTGGGCGCGACGACCGGCATGACGGTCGGGTATGTGGTTTGGGTGATCCGCGGCGGTGTTTTGCTGAGCAGTGTGATGGCGAACTTGCCGATGTGGCGATTGATGGATCCGATGGCCATCCTGAATGCAGTCGACGCAGCCGAACAGGACGATGAGTCGCTTGAGTCGATGGTGGAGGAATCGCCGCCTGACGCGCGTTAG